AAAGCCTTGGGAGTCACAAAAACTATCCATTAATGTAGGAGAGCAGAAAAACTTTGTCGTGACACCAGATGCCAGCCGCCGGTATAACTTTCAGACATTTGGAGGGTCGGATACAGTTATGGTCTTGTTTGAGGAGGTGAATGGTGAGTTGAAATACCTGATTGGAGACGATGATAGCGGCACTGACCTAAATGCAAATTTCAATGTAAAACTGTTCAAGGACAGGAAGTATGTATTAAGGATTAGGTTGTATTACAACTTCTCGTCGGGAGATACCGCAGTGATGATGTGGTAGTCCTTGTTAGTGTAAACCTAGATGAGGCACTGTCTTGATTTACAGCAAATCAAGGCAGTGCCTTATTTTTTTAAGTGATGTTTTGGTGTTTATAAGTACCGCTCAAAAGAGATGGCCTAGATTATATTTTTTTCTGGTTAAGCAGCCATCCGAGATTCTTGCCGTCTTTCTAATGACAAACTGTTTCTCAACCTATTTAAAGCAAATACCATGAAGTACTGGATAGCTACTTTTATGCTGACGATCTCTATGAACCTATTTTCCCAATCACTTTCAGACAAGATTGACCAATACATTTCTTCCTATACCCAAACCAATGACTTCAGTGGCAATGTGCTGATTGTACAGAAAGACAGTGTCGTTTTTGCTAAAAGTTATGGGGACGCCAATGTAGCCTTTCAAGTACAAAACCAAGAGATGACACGCTTTAAGATTGGTTCTATTTCCAAACAGTTTACGGCTGCTGCCATAATGAAACTGGAAGAAGCAGGAAAGCTTCAAATCACAGACACATTGTCAAAATATTTTCCACAATACCCCAATGCAAAACAGGTTACGATTCATCAGTTACTTACACATACTTCAGGTGTTGTGGATATCTTCGCATTACCGGACTTCTCTCAACTTTCATGTAGTAATACCTCACTGAGTGAATTAGCAGGTCTGTTACTTAGTCATCAATTAGAATCGACCAACCAATATCAGTACTCAAATGGAGGCTATGCCGTTTTGGCACAGCTGATAGAGCAGGTAAGTGGTAAAGACTATGGTGACTACCTGAAAGCAACCATTTTTGATACACTAGAAATGAATGCCACAGGGCATGATCAGCAAGGTGTAATAGTGGAAAACCTTGCAGTGGGATACAATCCGAAAGGATATGATGGCTTGGAGTTGGCAAAGCAGGTAGATTCAGAACTGATGAAAGGTTCCGGTTCATTGTACAGTACGACTCAGGACCTATTGAAATGGATCAACGCACTTCAGAAAGGGACATTTTTTAGCCAAGCGCAAACGGATACGTTTTTCAAGGATGATGGAAATGGCTATGGTTACGGCATTTCGGTTTACAAGTCTTTTGGCAGGGACGTGTTTGGTCATGATGGTAGGATTAATGGCTATATAGCCGACTACTTGCATTACAAAGACGATGATATTAGTGTAATCATATTGGGCAATATCCAGACTGGAGTAGCCGACTTCCTGAGGAGAGACTTGGCAGCGATTCTTTTTGATAAGGAGTATCATTCTAGGGCCAAAACTTTTGCAGGAGCAGACCAGTATCCTCCTAATGCAGAAGACCTACTTGGTGGGTATGCTTTCGGACCAAACTTTACAGTATATGTAGAATATGTTGGTGGTTTGATCAAAGCTAGAGCCAACGAAGGAGGATATTCAGAGTTGGTGCCCTTGCAGGATGGGAGGTTTTTTAGCCGAACACTTTATGCGTTTATTGATTTTGTGGCAGATGATAACGGGAGGGTGGAAAAAATGATTTGGACCAATAATGATGGGAATGTTTTTGAGGGAATAAAGAAATAAATAAAAGGATGCAGCCTTCACATGAGTGAAGGCATTTTTTATATCAAAGCTTAATAAGCAATCTTGAAATTTTGCTATAATTGATATATTCAATTTTGATTATAAATAACCCAATAACAAACATTAGACTTACATGAAATATCTGATTTTTGGTCTGCTAATGCTTGGCAGTCTTTTTACCCATGCGCAGACATTGAGAGAATTGAACTCTTACACCATCCAGCATTATAGCGAAGAAGGATTGCAAAAGTATAAAGTGGCTGAAGCAGCTTTTACAAAAGCATATGGTGAAGAAGGAACAGGAGTGGAGAGCCTTACTGAAGAAGAAAAAGAATTGCTGAATAACTTCTCGGAAGTTCAGGAAAGCTATTTTGATCCAGTGGGTGGTGGTTGCAGTTGGTACTGTGGTGGTGGTCCTTTCAGTGTCACGGCTTCATCTTTTCTGACAGCGCAAGGAAAAAATACATATGTTCCGGACAATGCCCATGACCTTGATCTTGAAACTGCTTGGGTGGAAGGAGTAGATGGATATGGAATCGGAGAGTACCTGCTTTACCATTTTAAGGCAACCAGCCCAAGGATAACTCAAATCATAGTCGGTAATGGCTATCTGAAAAGTGAAGCGGCATGGAGAAACAACTCAAGGGTGAAGACCCTGAAAATGTATGTAGATGACAAGCCTTATGCTTTGCTTCACCTGAAAGACGAGCGATCGTCACAAGGTTTTAGGATATCTCCTCTTGGCAAGATAACGGATGGCGCTGATAGGGATAAGTTGAGAGAGGAACCGGACTGGACCATTAAGTTTGAAATTGTGGACGTCTATAAAGGGGACAAGTATGATGATGTCGTTATTTCGGAGATTTATTTTGACGGAATTGATGTACACTGTTTTGCTGCGGGTACACGTATCAAGATGGCAGATGGTTCAGAGCAAAATATTGAAGACCTTTCTGTCGGGGATAAGGTAATTAGCTTTGATCAAAAGACAGGAGAAATGATGCCTGCAACTATTCAAAAGTTGGCAAGCCCATATCACAAGCATTTAGTCAAAATCCAATTTTCAAATGGAAGTACATTGACTTGTACAGAAGATCACCCGTTACTCTCAGCAAAGGGGGAGTGGCTGTCCGTGAATCCGCAAAAAACGCAAGGAGATTACCAGTTTGATCAGGTAGCCTTATTGAAGGCAGGGGATGCTGTCAGAACTGAGGCAGGAACTACCACAGTGATCAATATTCAGAAGGAAAATAAGATGCAGAAGACTTACACCATTGTTGAGTTGGATAAGCATAATGCATTTATAGCAAATGGGATTGTGGTAGGAACAGAGCAGCCAAAGTCAAGCCCATCAAGAGAGCAGTAGTAGAAGCCTTTTCTGTAAAAAGGACATATGGAACAGCCATAAAAACCGCTATCTTTGTCCTTTCACATTTAAACAAAAGACGATGTTGGAATTCAATCTTAGAGAAGGAGAAGAATACATACAGCTGAACCATTTGCTAAAAATTTTTAACCTTGTCATGTCTGGTGGAGAGGCAAAGATAGTTATCCGTGAAGGAGAAGTACTGGTCAATGATGAAGTGGAAACACGTGTAGGCAAGAAGCTTTACAAAGGTGACACTGTAAGTTTTGCCGGTAAGACTATTGTAATTAACGACTGAAGATAATCAGGTTTGACATAAAAAAGCCCTAAGCAAGTGATGGTTAGTCACATGTTTAGGGTTTTTATTTTTGGTAAGGCAAGGGTGAATGCTAAATTGAGTAGCCCACATGTAAGCAGATGTATCATTAAAATCGGAAGTTTTAAACGCTTCAATGATTTATAGGTTCAACTCCTTTGGAGTTGTGTAAATGGATTTACTTATACCGTAGGCTTTTGTCTACAGCTACTATTATTGAATCCCTTTGGGATTATTTCTCTTACAGCGAACGCTGTTTTCAAAGGAAACAAACCATATTAGCTCAGGATGGTAATCCGGAGTTGACAGTGTTCACTATCTCATAACCCTGAAAGGGTGAAACAGGGTAACATCATCATTTAGTACATCATAATATGTAAAAGGATAGAAAACCTCTATTCCAATTCGATTCTTGCTTAACCTAGGTTCTATGGAAACCATCAGTATCATTATTCCAGTTTACAATGACAGTGAAGCCTTGCATAAGCAGCTTCAGCATTTGGCGAATATCAAGGATCACCCATTGGTGGAAGAGGTGTTGGTAGTAGATGCCAGTGATGTGAAAATACACAAAGAATCAATGCCTACATGGGTAGTTTCAATCAACAGCAACAAGGCTAGCAGGGCAGTTCAAATGAATATTGGCGCAAGTCAAGCTAAGGGAGATGTGCTCTATTTTGTGCATGCAGACAGCTACCCGCCTTTGACCTTTCCGACTGATATTATCAATGCGCTGAAGGCAGGACATCAGGTGGGAGGTTACAGGATGTGGTTTGTTCCGGGGAGCTTACCATTAAGGGTGAATTCATGGGCTACACATTTTCATACCAAGTTTTCGGGCGGAGGAGACCAGACATTATATATTCCTAGAGCAGTTTTTGAGAAGGAGGGAGGTTTCAATGAGGAGTTCTCGATTATGGAAGATTTTGAATTGACGTACCGATTGACCCCCAAGTATGGCTATCATATAATTCCGAAATATACACAGGTATCATCCCGAAAATATTTCAATAACAGTTACCTAAAAGTGAGTATGGTGAACTATAAGGCTTTCAGGATGTTTGAGCAAGGAGTTTCACCTGATAAGATCAAGGAATATTATCAAAATACATTGCGATAATGTGGGCGATGGGTTTTTTTTTGACGGATTGAGATCCGCCTTTGCTGTGTTTTTTCCTTTTATAACCAAGCATTAAGTAATTACCCTCATTCAAATAAGGTTTCGCTCCTATGGAGCTACTTACTTTCTTGTTTCATATGATCCTCATCGTTGTAACCAAATAGTATTTTCACCTGACTTAGCTCCGTAGGAGCGGCATCTAATCCCCTCTATTTTTTCATTCCAAAAAGAAAAGGTTGACACAAATGCCAACCTCCAGCGAACTTATTTTTTAAAGGACTTTACTTCAACCGTATCCCCAACCTTGACAGTTCCTTCCTTCAGCGAGACTGCATTCTCCCCGAACATCACGCTTTTACCTACCTTTCTATATTTTGAAAGGGTGAATAGCGGTTCTTTTCCTTTTTCTGTTGTATTGGGATCAATGGTAGTGACAACGCAACGGCCACAAGGTTTTACCGCTTTAAAAGGAATCGTTCCGATTTCCAGGTCATACCAATTGTCTTCAGCAAATGCTTCTTCAACTCCTTCCACCACAATGTTGGGTCTGAAGCGCTCCATGCTGATGTATTCGCCATTGATTTTTTGGTTCAAGTCATCCAGTGAAGCCTGATTGGCGATCAGGTAGGGGAATCCGTCAGCAAAACTGGTTTCTGATTCTTCCGGAACATATTCGGCAGGAAGTGGACGCTCGCTTTTGTCTGTCATATAAACAAGCTGTACCTCAAACCCTAACTTATCAGAAAACCATTTATCAGCAGCATTATCCACCTTTTGAGCCATAAAAGTATCATCCCATACTGTAACAGAGATATGATCGCCGGCAGGCTGCATCGGAATTTCAAAAGTGTCATCGTCACGGCGGTCTTTGACAAGAAGATTTCCGTTTTCAAAAAATGGGATCAAATGGGCCATCTCAGCTTTTTGCCTTTGTGTCTGGAATTTTCCATTGGCATCCACAAGCATCCATCGGCGGTCGTTCTTGAAGCCTCTTTCCTGTGTGTGGGCTTCGTCAAGCAAAATTCCGCCCAATGATTTGATCGGGTATATGTAAAGTGCTTTTACTTTCAATGTATGTCTGGTTAGGTGATTAATCGGGTTAAAGTTAAGAAAGTGGCAGAATGAAGTGTAAAAAGAAAGGGAAGATTATTTACCAGAACATAATTATCCCGCCCTCATTTATGCGGTAATGCACAGAGGTCAGATGTAATTTTTTACCTGATTGTGTATGGAGGAATCAGCCTGCAGCCTTCGGGATGTGTGGTGAAAATCCGAAGGTGGCAGTGATGGGAACGTATTCGGATTTTGGAACAAAAAGGCTTTCAGAGAATGATCTGATCCATGATTGGGCACTGACAAGCGGCATTTCCTTGAACTGTGCAGCAATGTCAACCGTTTCAGGCATGTCGTCTTGAAGGGTTAGCATTTTTTGCAGCTCCTCTTCGTAAAGCAATTCCAGCTTTTCGGAGAGTGACTTCAGTGATTGTTCCCTGATCTTGAGCTCTTCTACCAGTATTACTAGATAGTTAAGGAAAAAAGATTCGATCCTGTACAGCTTAATTAGGCACTGTTGGTACTGCATCTTGTATTTTATTCGGCTAGTCCGATCAAGTTGCCCTTCTCCATTTAACCACTTGGAGATAGACTCCAACTCTACAGCCAATCGTCTGTATTGTGTTTTCATCTCCTGATACTTGGTTTCCAGCTTGCGGATTTTGACATACAGTTTCATCCGGTCGAGTTCTATTACTTCCCGTTTCAAGCGCAGCTTGTCAAGGTGCCTTTGCATGACGTCAATTTCAACGTTTGGGTCAATCATAAGCCTAAGGTTTTGGTTTTAGGTTGCTTTGAAGGAATAAAATAAGGATGTATCGGAGCGTAAGAAAAAATGAGTAAGTATAAGGACGTAAGGTAAAAGTTGAATTTGCATAATCGTTAGCCGTGATATCGGTATCAGAAATAGGGTGTGATTACAAGGCGTGGAGCAGCAGATCTTTACATAGAGTTCTTATCGAAAAATCACCTGTATCAGACAAGAAAAAATCATCGAATAGGCAGGAAGCGCTCTAATGGGGGATTGAATTGTATTTTTTTAGAACTATTGGATAAAAACCTGATTAGCTCTTTTGAAAGGAAAGATTTAAGTAGCGGTATAATTGAAATCGGAAGTTTTAAACGCTTGAATGATTTAAAGGTTCAACTCCTTTGGAGTTGGATAAATGTGATTTACTTATACCGCAGGCTTTTGCCTACGGCTACTATTGTTCAATCCCTTCGGGATTAATTAAAAAACGCAATATTACTGATGATCAGGGAGTTACCGTAAAACGCAAGTACAGTGTTTTACGGTTTTTTTATTCCCATGTTTTTGATATTCAATGCCTTACAATTTTGGTAACACTAGTGGTAACAGGGATTTATTGCATGTTTTGGTAACACTCCCGGTAACACTTGAGGTAGTCTTGGTAACACTTGCGATTTCATTTTAGGATAGATTGAGATTTATTTTTTTAATAACTCAATTTTTTTGTTTCAATCATGATTAAAAACAATTCAAGATCCATGAGTGTGCAGTACCTGGCACGCAAAGCATCAAATGGTTATGTTACGATCTATGCCCGTATCGAAGTGAATGGTGATCGGGGTACACCGTTCAGTACAGGTATCCGCTGTTTGGAAAAGCATTGGAATGGGGATATGATCAACCACAAACACGCCAGTGCAGACAACGAGGAACTTGCTATTATCCGAAATGAGGTCAAGATGGTGTATCTGGAGATGCGCAAATTTAGAATGTCTATCACGCCTGTAACATTGCGTGAACGTTGGGAGAAGTTTGTAGAGATAAAGTCCATAAGTCTGCTAGGTGTCTGGAAAGAATGGATCAAGATGAAGGGCAAGGTGCTTAAGGCGAACACCCTCTACAATATTGAACGGAGGTGCTTGCGGTTTCAGGAGTTTTTGAAGGAAACTGGCGCATCTGATATGGATGTGAACAAGGTAACAAGGCCTTGGGCTGATACCTTTATCAACTGGATGCGAAAGCATAAGTATAGTGTCAACTATATAGCAAAGTTGGTGGAGGAGCTGAAAGCGGTAGTTGCCTTTTCGGTGGATAAGGGGTACTTGTATGTTAATCCACTTCTGGGGCTTAAGTATTCCAGAACTACAGACGCTGAACGGGTGTACATAAGCAGCGATGAGCTGGAGGCGATTACGAAGATGAAGTTTTTCAGGAAGCGATTGCAGCGAACTGCCGACCTGCTGGTATTTTCTTGCCGTACGGGGCTGAGCTATGCGGACCTGATGGACTTTGACTATGAGAAGCATCTGCACTATATCGGCAATCAGGCTTGCATCAAGAAGAAGCGTGTCAAGTCAAAGGTTGAGTTTATCGTCCCGATTGATTCGGTTGCGATGAAAATCCTGAACAGCTACGATTACAAGCTCCCTAAGATTGGTAATAGTGGCTATAATATGAACCTTAAGATTCTGGCTGAGGTAATGGGTATTCGAAAGAATTTGACTACCCATGTGGGAAGGCGTACTTTCTCCATGGTACAATACCAGCAAGGGGTAAGAAGGCAGACCATTGCCCGCATGCTTGGCCACAAGTCTGAACGAACAACTGATACCTATTACCTAGACATGCTACAGATCAGTATCGAGGCTGAACTTGATTTGATCTTGAGTGCCTAAACTATAATCCTACCTGCAAGAATATCAACAAGACCAACGTAATAATTGAACACAAAAAAGTTCGGTTGCTAGCCGAACTTTTTATATTTTCCCTCCTGTTTAATTTCGTTTAACATATAGCCCAATTTTTTTATGAGAACTATATTGATTCTAACCATCACCCTAATCTTTTCAACCTGTCTTTATGCTCAAAAAGGAACCACTTTGATTGGGGACTTTAAGGCTGGTATGAGTAAAAAAGAGTATAGGAGTGCAATAAAGGAAGTGCCTGTATCTGCTTTTTTCCATAGAATGAAATTCAATGGGATTGAGTTTATTGTTAATGGAACTAACAAAGCCTATGGTGCGGGAGAAAAAGAGCTTAAAACATTTACTATGTATTCAGCATTAGATCACGATGCAACAGAGGCGGCCTTATTCAAACTAATGTCCTTATTTAAAAATGAGCTTAAATATGAGGTAGTCTACGAAAAAGAATATGCCAAGTCACCAGCACTTAGTAAAGGGGATTTGATGGCATGCTATAATGATATTAATGGAAATCGTGTTTTTACCATTACTATGGGAGGTACTTCTTATACATCAGGTGTTCTATTTTACTATATGTATTTAGACATTGAGTCAAAGAAAGACTTTGATTTGAAGCTAAAAGACTCAAAAGTGGATCATAACAAGGATGTTAATGATGCAAAGAAGATGCTTAGTGGTAATTGATATACCCTACTGTTTGAAAAGCCCTGGTCAATCTAGCTTTGACCAGGGCTTTTTTATTACTCCAGAACTGCTCCCTCTTTTGGCACCCTTGCTTCCATCTTGACATCCTTAATCCCGTCATGGGTTAACTTATATGTTAACTTTTTTGGGAGGTAATGGAAGTTGTTTGTTTGGTACCAGCTAAATGGCTGGTAGCTGATAATGTCTGCAATGGTCATTTTGGGCTTGATCTTGATCAGTTTGCAGTTGGCTAGAAACAGCATGGCCCTTTTGTGGAAAGTCTCGTATAGTCCTTCCTCATCGTCCCAAATCAGGGAGTACTGTATTTGGTTGTCTTGCCTGTTGGATAGCCTGATTTGTGGGTTACTGGTTTGGTAGTTGGTAGCCGTAACATAGTTGTAGTTGTTCCCTTCGTAATCATCTATTGGCTGATAGTCGGGAAAGTTGCTATGGTTAAGGTGTCCAATCCTGCCAGACTTATCGCCTGTTATTTCGGGAAAGTAGCGGAACCCATAGGTGAACTCAAATTCAAACTCCCCGTCCAATTCTTCCTGTATAGGAAATGTCAATGGAATATTGGTGCCTATATTCAGGAAATGCTCTTCACCTTGTGAGTGTGTACGTGCATGGGATGTGATAAGCCCTCTTCTGCGTACTTCTACATTATTGTCTTTGTAATAGATCTCCACTTCCATTAGGTCTTCGATATCAGGCAACGGCTCGTTGTTTGGGTCGGTATCATCGTATCGAATTTGTACACCTAAATACCCAGGGGTGTTAGTGGGTTCTATTGGCCTGACCAAATCAAAGCTGCTTTGTTTGATTATCTTTCCTCTATTGACCATATAAACAGGGTCAACGCCTGTGTTGATCTCCATCTTCTGGTCTCCTTCCCGAAAGACTACTTCTTTTGGATATCGGTTAAATCCTAATATTGGTTGCCAAAGCAGGTCGATTGACTTGTACCAGCTGGTGTTGGCTCTTACATAGTAGGTCTCGCCACTGGCAAAGTTTACAGGTGGCAAATCCTGATAGGTGTCCACCGTTCCGTTCAGGGTTGGTTTTGGGTCTCCCTGTTTGGTATTGTGTGAAAATGAGACCTTGTCTATATGCCCTTTTTCGGAACTCTCGATGGATAGGACATCCAAGTACTTGAACCCGTAGTTATTCTCATAGTATAGGTAGCCCGGCAATGAGTGGATATCCATCAGGGTTACTTTGTTTTGGACGGTATCAAAGTATGTGAAGATGCCGAAATTTCTAGCCAGGGCATTCAGGAATGTAGAAACTGTTAGGCTTGGTGGTGCGATATCGTAGGCGGTATCCCAATACAGCCCATTGTTAGGGTGGTCTGTAAACCACATTACGGATTTGTACTGCTCTGCCGGAAACCTGAGAATCATTTCCATCTCATAGCCAAGTGCTGCAAATAGCTGCTCCAATAGGTAGGTAGTTGAGATGCAGAATACGGAATCGTCAAACACGACCGAATCCTCATTTGTTCGGGTGAGGATCTGCTGAAAGTCATCTGAAGCAAACAGGTCTGCTACGGGTGTGTAGCCTTCCTGTACCAGTTGGGTGTTGCGGTCTAAGTAACCGATTATCTTGATGCTGAATAGCTCAGGCAAAGTAACCTCTTTGATTTCTGCGAGTATGGAGGTGTTGGAGGTGACAAATACCTCATAGCCTTTGCTGGTACAGCGTTGCAGGATGAGCTTACCGGATATAAGGGTAAATCCTTTGAAGCTGATTTGGCAGTCGTAGGTGTTGATAAAGTTGTTCTTGTACACTTCGGGCATATGCTCAAAGCCGAACACTTTTTTTGAGGCACCGGTATAGGGGATCACAAACGAGTAGGTATGTGTTCCGGAAAGGTATTCGAGGTTGAAATAGTCTGAGTCCACCACAAAGTTGATGCTGGTGTCTTTGTCTACTGGCAGTACTTCACCGCTGACGGTTATGCTGATCATCTGTTTGGGATATCGATTGAAAACTCAAAACTGTAAAGGGTGTCTCCATCTTGTGGGCCTTTGATTTTCTTGTCGGTGATGGCTACCTCTACATACTTGTCTGACAGTTTGGCCAGTACCCTTTCGGCCGACATGATATTGAGTGCTGACTGGAACTCGCTTTTGGATTTGAAATAGCCTGTACGAAGTTTCATCATCATCTTTTCTTCCACTTTCTGCACCATGCCATTGTCTACCAGTGTGGTGCTGTAGCTTGGCCCATAGATGGAATAGTCGTTTCGCTGGAACTCGCTTTCGCTGCTGCTTTGCCCTTTGGCGATCAGGGTTTCGAAGTTGCCGGAATAGCGGTCCCAATACAGGAGTTCCACTTCGTAGATACTCTTTTTGCTGGATGGGTAAAGTGTCAAGGTCTCGTTGTTGAAGGTGATGACCACCCGGCTGATCACTTTCCCTGGTTGCTTGTCTGCATAACCTTGCTGAGGAAAACCCACGGGTACCAGATAGGCTCTTTGCTTGATGGCCGAAAACACGACATCGTTGTAAGTGGGCGATGGCAATAGCTGTGTTTCGGTATGGGTAGTGCCGTCATCGTAGATGATCTTGAACTCTACCGGATCATTGGGATAGCCTGCCACTGTTACAAAGTAGTTGGCGGTTTCGCTTACGGTTCGGCTTGTCAGTGCGGCAAATAGGCTACTGCTGTATTGCTGGTTGATGTTG
This portion of the Limibacter armeniacum genome encodes:
- a CDS encoding serine hydrolase domain-containing protein encodes the protein MKYWIATFMLTISMNLFSQSLSDKIDQYISSYTQTNDFSGNVLIVQKDSVVFAKSYGDANVAFQVQNQEMTRFKIGSISKQFTAAAIMKLEEAGKLQITDTLSKYFPQYPNAKQVTIHQLLTHTSGVVDIFALPDFSQLSCSNTSLSELAGLLLSHQLESTNQYQYSNGGYAVLAQLIEQVSGKDYGDYLKATIFDTLEMNATGHDQQGVIVENLAVGYNPKGYDGLELAKQVDSELMKGSGSLYSTTQDLLKWINALQKGTFFSQAQTDTFFKDDGNGYGYGISVYKSFGRDVFGHDGRINGYIADYLHYKDDDISVIILGNIQTGVADFLRRDLAAILFDKEYHSRAKTFAGADQYPPNAEDLLGGYAFGPNFTVYVEYVGGLIKARANEGGYSELVPLQDGRFFSRTLYAFIDFVADDNGRVEKMIWTNNDGNVFEGIKK
- a CDS encoding NADase-type glycan-binding domain-containing protein, with the translated sequence MKYLIFGLLMLGSLFTHAQTLRELNSYTIQHYSEEGLQKYKVAEAAFTKAYGEEGTGVESLTEEEKELLNNFSEVQESYFDPVGGGCSWYCGGGPFSVTASSFLTAQGKNTYVPDNAHDLDLETAWVEGVDGYGIGEYLLYHFKATSPRITQIIVGNGYLKSEAAWRNNSRVKTLKMYVDDKPYALLHLKDERSSQGFRISPLGKITDGADRDKLREEPDWTIKFEIVDVYKGDKYDDVVISEIYFDGIDVHCFAAGTRIKMADGSEQNIEDLSVGDKVISFDQKTGEMMPATIQKLASPYHKHLVKIQFSNGSTLTCTEDHPLLSAKGEWLSVNPQKTQGDYQFDQVALLKAGDAVRTEAGTTTVINIQKENKMQKTYTIVELDKHNAFIANGIVVGTEQPKSSPSREQ
- a CDS encoding RNA-binding S4 domain-containing protein produces the protein MLEFNLREGEEYIQLNHLLKIFNLVMSGGEAKIVIREGEVLVNDEVETRVGKKLYKGDTVSFAGKTIVIND
- a CDS encoding TIGR04283 family arsenosugar biosynthesis glycosyltransferase gives rise to the protein METISIIIPVYNDSEALHKQLQHLANIKDHPLVEEVLVVDASDVKIHKESMPTWVVSINSNKASRAVQMNIGASQAKGDVLYFVHADSYPPLTFPTDIINALKAGHQVGGYRMWFVPGSLPLRVNSWATHFHTKFSGGGDQTLYIPRAVFEKEGGFNEEFSIMEDFELTYRLTPKYGYHIIPKYTQVSSRKYFNNSYLKVSMVNYKAFRMFEQGVSPDKIKEYYQNTLR
- a CDS encoding MOSC domain-containing protein, which translates into the protein MKVKALYIYPIKSLGGILLDEAHTQERGFKNDRRWMLVDANGKFQTQRQKAEMAHLIPFFENGNLLVKDRRDDDTFEIPMQPAGDHISVTVWDDTFMAQKVDNAADKWFSDKLGFEVQLVYMTDKSERPLPAEYVPEESETSFADGFPYLIANQASLDDLNQKINGEYISMERFRPNIVVEGVEEAFAEDNWYDLEIGTIPFKAVKPCGRCVVTTIDPNTTEKGKEPLFTLSKYRKVGKSVMFGENAVSLKEGTVKVGDTVEVKSFKK
- a CDS encoding site-specific integrase — protein: MIKNNSRSMSVQYLARKASNGYVTIYARIEVNGDRGTPFSTGIRCLEKHWNGDMINHKHASADNEELAIIRNEVKMVYLEMRKFRMSITPVTLRERWEKFVEIKSISLLGVWKEWIKMKGKVLKANTLYNIERRCLRFQEFLKETGASDMDVNKVTRPWADTFINWMRKHKYSVNYIAKLVEELKAVVAFSVDKGYLYVNPLLGLKYSRTTDAERVYISSDELEAITKMKFFRKRLQRTADLLVFSCRTGLSYADLMDFDYEKHLHYIGNQACIKKKRVKSKVEFIVPIDSVAMKILNSYDYKLPKIGNSGYNMNLKILAEVMGIRKNLTTHVGRRTFSMVQYQQGVRRQTIARMLGHKSERTTDTYYLDMLQISIEAELDLILSA